In a genomic window of Glycine max cultivar Williams 82 chromosome 13, Glycine_max_v4.0, whole genome shotgun sequence:
- the LOC100790615 gene encoding choline-phosphate cytidylyltransferase 2, whose product MALATTTPPQDHPARVYADGIYDLFHFGHARSLEQAKKSFPNTYLLVGCCSDAVTHKYKGKTVMTEDERYESLRHCKWVDEVIPDAPWVINQEFLDKHKIDYVAHDSLPYADTSGVANDVYEFVKAVGKFKETQRTEGISTSDVIMRIVKDYNQYVLRNLDRGYSRKDLGVSYVKEKRLKVNRRLKTFQEKVKEHQEKVGVKIQTVAKNVGMHQNEWVENVDRFVVGFLEMFEESCHKMGTAIRDQIQKKLIGEQSSDVSFLLQNGKDNEDEEYYYYEGDDSDEEYFDDDELNPLSNVKDQIKK is encoded by the exons ATGGCGTTGGCCACTACCACTCCTCCGCAAGACCATCCTGCTCGTGTTTATGCCGATGGCATTTATGATCTCTTTCACTTTGGCCATGCACGCTCCCTTGAACAAGCTAAGAAATC ATTTCCAAACACGTACCTTTTGGTTGGATGTTGCAGCGATGCAGTGACCCACAAGTACAAAGGCAAAACTGTTATGACAGAGGACGAACGTTATGAGTCCCTCCGCCATTGCAA ATGGGTGGATGAAGTCATTCCAGATGCACCATGGGTTATCAATCAAGAGTTTCTTGACAAGCACAAAATAGACTATGTTGCTCATGATTCTCTGCC ATATGCTGATACTAGTGGTGTTGCAAATGATGTTTATGAATTT GTTAAGGCTGTTGGAAAATTTAAGGAAACACAACGGACTGAAGGTATTTCTACATCAGACGTGATCATGAGGATTGTTAAAGATTATAATCAATATGTGCTACGAAACTTGGATCGTGGGTACTCAAGAAAAGATCTCGGTGTGAGCTATGTGAAG GAAAAACGACTAAAGGTGAATAGGAGGTTGAAAACTTTCCAAGAGAAAGTAAAAGAGCATCAAGAGAAGGTTGGTGTAAAG ATTCAAACTGTAGCAAAGAATGTTGGTATGCATCAAAATGAATGGGTAGAAAATGTTGATCGTTTTGTTGTTGGATTTCTAGAAATGTTTGAAGAAAGTTGTCATAAGATG GGGACTGCAATTAGAGATCAAATTCAAAAGAAGTTAATAGGTGAACAATCAAGTGATGTATCATTTCTTCTTCAAAATGGCAAGGACAATGAGGATGAagagtattattattatgaggGTGATGATAGTGATGAAGaatattttgatgatgatgagcTTAATCCCTTGAGTAATGTGAAAGACCAAATAAAAAAGTAG